In Janthinobacterium agaricidamnosum NBRC 102515 = DSM 9628, the DNA window TGCTGGCCGATCTGCCGCTGCTTACGCCATGGCAGCATGAAGATGGTTATTCGGGTTTGCACCTGTATGTGATTCGCCTGAAGCTGGACCGTTTGACGCGCTCCCATCGCGCCATCTTCGATGCGCTGCGCGCGCAATCGATCGGCGTGAATCTGCATTACATTCCGGTCCATACCCAGCCTTACTATCAGGCCATGGGTTTCAGGCACGGCGATTTTCCGGAAGCGGAAAGTTATTATGGAGAGGCGATCAGCCTGCCGATGTACGCCACCTTGACCGAGCAGCAGCAAGACCGCGTGATCGAAGTGCTGCGGGATGTGTTGCAATGAAAATAGGCTTGGGCGCGGTACAGTTCGGGCTTGACTATGGCATTGCGAATACTGCCGGCAAGGTAAGCGAAGCGGAAGTTGCGGCGATTCTGGCCGCGGCCGATGCGCTGCAAGTGGGCGTGATCGATACCGCCGCGTTGTATGGCGACAGTGAAGCGGTGCTGGGGCGTGCCATGGCGCCGGATGCGCGCTTCGATATCGTCACCAAGACGCCGCAGTTCGCCGGTCCTGTGCTGGATGCCTCCGCTGCACAGCAGCTGGAAGACAGTGTACTTGCCTCGCTCTCGAAGTTGCGGCGTGCTGCGGTGTACGGCGTGCTGATCCACCGGGTCGATGATCTGTTCCTGCCTGGCGGGGAAGTCTTGATGGAACGGCTGGTACTGTTGAAAGCGCGCGGCCTGGTCGGCAAGATCGGTGTGTCGGTCTATACCGGGGAGCAAATTGACCAGGTACTGGCGCGTTTCCCTATCGACTTGATCCAGTTGCCGATCAATGTGCTGGACCAGCGCCTGTTGCAGAGCGGCCATTTGCGCAAACTGAAACTGGCCGGCGTGGAAATACATGCCCGCTCGGTTTTCCTGCAAGGCTTGCTGCTGATGCCGCCGCAAGAAATTCCAGACTATTTTAACGGCGTGCGCGAACGGTTGTACGCCTATCATCGTTTTATCGCGACGCAGGGCCTGACACCGCTACAGGCGGCGCTGGGCTTCGTCGCCGGCCTGACCCAGATCGACCGCCTGATTTGCGGCGTGAATTCCAGTCAGCAGTTGCAAGAAATCTGCGCCGCGGCCATAGCGGGCGCCAGCGATGGCGACAGTGCCGATTATGCCGCTTTCGCGATCGACGATGAAACCATCGTCAACCCTGCCTTATGGCATAGTGCAAAAGGGAAAAAATGATATTGGCAATATTGCAGGCCCGCGTCTCGTCTTCGCGGCTGCCCGGGAAAGTGCTCAAGCCGCTGCTGGGTGTGCCCATGCTGATACGCCAGATAGAGCGCTTGCGTGGCGTCAGCCGTATCGATCAATTGCTGGTCGCAACCAGTAATGAAAGCTCGGATGACGCGATTGAAGAGCTGTGCCGCGCGCATGGGGTCGCCTGCTTCAGGGGCGACTTGAATGATGTGCTGGAACGCTTCCATCAGGCCGCGCAAACGGCGGCGCCCGAGCATATCGTGCGCCTGACCGCCGACTGTCCGCTGACCGATGCCGCGCTGATCGACCAGGTCATCGAGTTTTACCTGGACGGCGATTACGACTATGCCAGCAATTCGCTCGAAGCCACCTACCCGGATGGACTGGACGTCGAGATTTTCCGTGCTTCCTGCCTGGAGCAGGCCTGGCAGGAAGCACGGCTGCCATCCCAGCGCGAACACGTCACGCCATTCATCAACCAGCAGCCGCAGCGTTACAAAATCGGTCTGTACCGAGGCGCGACGGATTTGTCGCACCTGCGCTGGACGGTGGACGAGCCTAAGGATTTTGAACTGGTGACGATGATTTATGAAGCTTTATACCCGGACAATAGCCGTTTTTCCATGCAGGATGTGTTATCACTGCTGGAGCGGCGCCCGGAATTAGCCGATTGGAATACCATGCATGAACGCAACGAGGGATATCAAAAATCGCTCGACGCGGATGCGGCACCGACTACCATCCCCCACACCAAAGAGAACTAATATGTCTACACGCTATCAACGCTCTGAAGAGTTATTGGAACGCGCCCTGAAAACGATTCCGCTGGGCTCGCAAACTTTCAGCAAAAGTAAAACCCAGTACCCTTTGGGCGTCTCGCCTTATTTCATTCAGCGTGGCAAGGGCAGCCATGTATGGGATGTGGATGGCAATGAATACGTCGATTTCATCAGCAGCCTGGCATCGATCACCCTGGGTTACAACGACCCGGACGTGACCGATGCGGTGAAGGCGCAATTGGACGAG includes these proteins:
- a CDS encoding aldo/keto reductase, yielding MKIGLGAVQFGLDYGIANTAGKVSEAEVAAILAAADALQVGVIDTAALYGDSEAVLGRAMAPDARFDIVTKTPQFAGPVLDASAAQQLEDSVLASLSKLRRAAVYGVLIHRVDDLFLPGGEVLMERLVLLKARGLVGKIGVSVYTGEQIDQVLARFPIDLIQLPINVLDQRLLQSGHLRKLKLAGVEIHARSVFLQGLLLMPPQEIPDYFNGVRERLYAYHRFIATQGLTPLQAALGFVAGLTQIDRLICGVNSSQQLQEICAAAIAGASDGDSADYAAFAIDDETIVNPALWHSAKGKK
- a CDS encoding cytidylyltransferase domain-containing protein, producing MILAILQARVSSSRLPGKVLKPLLGVPMLIRQIERLRGVSRIDQLLVATSNESSDDAIEELCRAHGVACFRGDLNDVLERFHQAAQTAAPEHIVRLTADCPLTDAALIDQVIEFYLDGDYDYASNSLEATYPDGLDVEIFRASCLEQAWQEARLPSQREHVTPFINQQPQRYKIGLYRGATDLSHLRWTVDEPKDFELVTMIYEALYPDNSRFSMQDVLSLLERRPELADWNTMHERNEGYQKSLDADAAPTTIPHTKEN